The Alnus glutinosa chromosome 1, dhAlnGlut1.1, whole genome shotgun sequence region attaaatgtttccAACCAGAACACACATGAGAATGTGGCAAATGAGCAACTTACAGTGGTGATCTTGAAATCCCCGATTCCAGAGACTCCATGATATTCGATACAATACCAACAGTGTCAGCTGGAGTGTCTCTGGGGAAGGTAAGTAGAAGCAAACCACTCCTTGTCAGCTTAACCAGTGAAAGAACAGGATCTCTGTTAAGATTTGTATCCACTCCTGCAGGAGACAAACAAATAACTTTGGAATGTTTACCTGCCATCATAAAGCACAAGACACCTGTACCTTGATACATATAGATCCCAACACCTTACCAAGGAACTAATTGAAACCACTTACTACTAGTTTTCCCAAGGTTATTGAAAGCATTCTCGTTTTGACCGCAGTTGATACTTTCCCTATCTAGGTCCTCCGTGCATATTTTCCTTCTCTTAGTAATGGCATTATCATCCAAGTTCTCCACACATTCAGAGCTGCCACTATTAAAGGACCGTACATACTGCCAAAAAATTCAGAATAACCTAAAAGTCAGCATCAACATGAAAGAAAATGGACCAAATTGTGGCTAAATTCCAAAACTCAAAAATTTAACTCATATGCAACTTCAAACCTACATGCAGGCATGCGCGCACACGCGGACACACACACtagtaaaattcaaaaggaaaagATAAGAACACAGCTGCAatagtaggtttttttttttttttttactgaaagGGGGAGGGATCGATGAAGGCAAGAATTGACTATAGAGTGGGTGGCAGCCCTCCCCAAACTCAAAAACTTCTCTCAAttcaataaacaaaaaagaacctCCCTTGTGACAAAGAGATGAAATATCACTATGCCACAAGCAATTGTGGTAATGAAATTCGTTAAACCTGGCTCTATTAAGAAGAAACATAACTTTCAggtaacaaattttttttttttttttttttttgataagtaagagaaatatcattaaaaagcgcaaagcgcaatcaagtacacagaaagtatacaagaaaggcatctaggaagaaaaagaaaacaatacaagaaaatcattaaaactaaacgataaaggtgcgaggaacgccgccgcccaagagtacaaagaatgaatgtttCAGGTAACAAATGTAAATACTTGATCACAACAAAGGCAGCTTTTCTCATGGCAgacattttttaagaaatttttctATCCAAACAAGATAGTTAGCTATAAAAATGGTTGATTTGCAAGTTTATTATGGAAAATGGAAGCTTTGTCTGCAATATATAGTTGAATGCACTTCATGCACACaccgggagagagagagagagagagagagagatcacatgataaaaagtaaaacaggTAAGTGTCAAAAGGAAACCTTTCCAAGGATAGACATTGCTTCTTTGGTGGCACTTTTCTCCCTCTctgacaacaaaagaaaaaaaaaaaaatttgacctcCATTTTTCCAACTCAGAAACACATGTATACACTTCTGAAGAGATTAAGAGAGagcttttcatattttataaagATCTCTTTCAATGAGATCCACGTGCTTAAATATTAAGAGCAGAACTAGTTGCAATCTCAATTTCAAATTATTCTTCAAAGTTTGCATACCCAGATCAGTACCcatacaagaaaaaaatacaaataattttaTGCTTCTGTTAGTATCTGAAAAAAGCATAGCACACATTCACATGCCTCATCAGCTATGCCATCCAAAGCAGGCAGCTATATGAAGCATACATCAAGTCGTGATGAGTTGATAtatgaaaacaacaacacaagaAAAGAAACTTCTTTTGCATTACTTGTAGTTCTACACTCTAAAGCCTCTAGGCTTTAAGGCTTTTTTAATACCATTGAAAGTTGAAACCTTCGACCCATTATAAATAAATAGGATTTATAACTTTTCCACTCCATATACCTTTCACCATAAGTATCTATTTCATGAAATTACACTAAATGCTAAAACAATGAAAGCTGGGATATAATTGAAAAATCTAAGAATTTAAAGGCCGTGGACTTATTTGGGAGCTCTGGATTGAGAATCGTAAATTCCAAGAGCCATAccataaagagagagagagagagagagagagagagtaaaagatGCAAAGAAAGTAACTGATGGTGCAGGTAATGAGGAAGCCGGAATGGGAGTGGCGGAGAAGCGAAGAGGGAGCGTTGTAGTCGAAGCGGGGGATGCTGATCACGCCCGCGTGCTGCTCCCACGGAGTCAtgctcttcttctccttctcctcaCCATCATCGAAGTCGGTCTCTGCATCTTTCACTGCCCGCTCTTCTTCTCCTAATTCCTTTGCTGCTTCTTGCTCCGCCATTGGAGGCACTCACTGGACCTGGATCCTAAACTCCTACCAAGCAAGCCTCCTCCTCCTATTCTTTTCTTTAGGAAGTACACATATCCCTTATATTTCAGAGAAATGATTCGTGTACCTTTCCCACAACTTTTCACCAACTCTGCTGACGTAGTaggtattttttaaaaaaaataataataatagtaataataattaaaaaaatgttaaacgAGATACCTACGGGAGGAAAAATTGGTCATTTCCCCCCGATTTTCCCTCTTTTCAcggttctctctctctggatCAAACGGCAGGCCAAACCCGCTCTCTCTTTTCGGCATCTTACGGTGATGCAAACAATTAATacaaaacatagaaaatgataaattggcTCGTTTGGAAAAACCGTAACCTCCAATAGTTAATTCAAGAAAGCATGATCTCctaaaaaaacacaataaactGCATTTCACATAACAATAATCAACATAATATTATTCCATAGTTTGTTTctttaaatatacaattagGCTAGCAAACTCACATAAGAGTGTAACTCTATTCTAGATAGAGTTTCACTATTTCTACCACATTCCTTTAGCTAAATGGGAAATTatcaaaacactcacaatgAACAACAAtaacacaacaccaaggcacattggaGTGGGGCCCACACATTGGGTCtcccaatgtgccttggtgttgtaccattgttgtaCACAaagagtgtaaggatcactcccctAGCTAGATAATCTCACTGCTATTCAAAGAgaactttaaataaaaactactactactcgtcttctctcactaaaagagataagaCTCTTATTCACCTACTACTTCTATTAGATATATATGCAGCTTAGATGTATCTCTTACTTAGATATAGATGTAATCCTTACAGATTATGATCACATCATTCCCCCCTACTAACCTTTTTCTTGTCCtcaagaaaaaattatgaaaactacagtactgaaaataaaaactaattaacacttccaaaaatataacttaataacaaatattaaaaacagtGCACACATCTGCTACACCTTTGAGCCACAAAAGAAAGTTGACCCATTGACTAACTAGGCCCTTCATAAAAGCCGAACTCGTTTTGTttgtaccctttttttttcttcgtttgaGCCAAACAAAAACACCCCTGCTTGTTTCTTTCGTAACTCTGTAACAAAAGAGGTATCCGGCGCGGCAAGGCTGATGGCGGCACTTGGTGCGGTGGGTTCTGGATCGGCGATTGCAATGGCCGATGCGAGGTGATGGCTGTCGGACGGAACTGCGACGGCA contains the following coding sequences:
- the LOC133878580 gene encoding uncharacterized protein LOC133878580 isoform X1, translated to MAEQEAAKELGEEERAVKDAETDFDDGEEKEKKSMTPWEQHAGVISIPRFDYNAPSSLLRHSHSGFLITCTIKREKSATKEAMSILGKYVRSFNSGSSECVENLDDNAITKRRKICTEDLDRESINCGQNENAFNNLGKTSRVDTNLNRDPVLSLVKLTRSGLLLLTFPRDTPADTVGIVSNIMESLESGISRSPLCSWCHRIFPIQATCSLNEKELQSVVSKLVLQFMNGKQHETVRPVKFAVGYNRRGIEETQKKILKDTPNGSNAFALLDRNKCFAIVAAAVKNAASDSVVDLKSPEFSVLVELLPLSGVPNGSLVVSVSVLPQNLVNTKPRLCVRALLSDTKARDGRH
- the LOC133878580 gene encoding uncharacterized protein LOC133878580 isoform X2; amino-acid sequence: MAEQEAAKELGEEERAVKDAETDFDDGEEKEKKSMTPWEQHAGVISIPRFDYNAPSSLLRHSHSGFLITCTIKREKSATKEAMSILGKYVRSFNSGSSECVENLDDNAITKRRKICTEDLDRESINCGQNENAFNNLGKTSRVDTNLNRDPVLSLVKLTRSGLLLLTFPRDTPADTVGIVSNIMESLESGISRSPLWCHRIFPIQATCSLNEKELQSVVSKLVLQFMNGKQHETVRPVKFAVGYNRRGIEETQKKILKDTPNGSNAFALLDRNKCFAIVAAAVKNAASDSVVDLKSPEFSVLVELLPLSGVPNGSLVVSVSVLPQNLVNTKPRLCVRALLSDTKARDGRH